The Deltaproteobacteria bacterium genome includes a window with the following:
- a CDS encoding sulfite exporter TauE/SafE family protein, translating into MEAEKLHQLSFSALTLMILTTSFLGSWHCVGMCSPIASIAANKKQLTGYHLGRITSYVTLGALSGWMGSFFLGSQFKWIQNLSIIFLSITLIAMGFLSLRNQDVLSKIKFHKTMTFIFQLQKQLNLTSGYWLGFFTGFFPCGWLYTFLLAAVASKSPYAGALILFLFTLGSIPALSAVSLLVQRNILLSNEKKRKLAGIILLLAGLYSLISHFVFGFHYADELFKI; encoded by the coding sequence ATGGAGGCAGAGAAACTCCATCAGCTATCTTTTTCAGCCCTGACGCTGATGATTTTAACAACCAGCTTTTTAGGAAGCTGGCACTGCGTGGGAATGTGCTCACCCATTGCCAGCATCGCAGCCAATAAGAAACAATTAACAGGCTATCATTTAGGAAGAATCACTTCCTACGTCACTCTCGGAGCCTTATCTGGCTGGATGGGAAGCTTCTTCCTTGGTTCCCAATTTAAATGGATACAAAATTTGAGTATTATTTTTTTATCCATCACTCTGATCGCTATGGGATTTCTTTCTTTACGGAACCAAGATGTCCTTTCAAAAATAAAATTTCATAAAACCATGACATTTATTTTTCAGTTACAAAAACAATTAAACTTAACTTCTGGCTATTGGCTTGGGTTTTTTACCGGCTTTTTCCCCTGCGGCTGGCTCTATACTTTTCTCCTGGCTGCCGTCGCCAGCAAAAGCCCCTACGCTGGGGCTTTGATTCTATTCCTTTTCACTCTGGGTAGCATCCCTGCTTTAAGCGCCGTCTCCTTATTGGTCCAAAGAAACATCCTGCTTTCAAATGAAAAAAAAAGAAAACTCGCTGGCATTATTTTACTCCTTGCCGGGTTATACTCCCTGATCTCCCACTTTGTATTTGGCTTTCATTACGCCGATGAGTTATTTAAAATTTAA
- a CDS encoding ATP-binding protein — MYKRLLSPSNKNSFFIFGARGTGKSTYLKKQFKMKNPWVLNLLDPEIEDYYAKTPKRIEQEYISLKKKPDWIVIDEIQKVPRLLDMVHLMIESKNVKFILTGSSARKLKRGSSNLLAGRAFVHEMYPLSPLELADEFNLIKFLHWGGLPKIYSLYNDFDKRKYLQSYVLTYLNEEIRLEQIIRKLDPFRSFLEVAAQCSGKIINHKKISQEIGVDIKTVQSYFHVLEDTLIGFYLPSFHESVRKSQKQNPKFYFFDTGVKKCLEGSLEQIPVLGTSVFGELFETMLILEIRKLNSYYEQSYKLSFFKTKYDVEIDLILTKNRQNILIEIKSSDSINDNEINKIGKITEDFPNVKKIFMLSRHPKKLSIGNVQCIPWLEFLRNFKKYTSFSKNL; from the coding sequence ATGTATAAAAGATTACTATCACCATCAAATAAAAATAGTTTCTTTATTTTTGGAGCCAGGGGTACAGGAAAATCGACTTATTTAAAAAAGCAGTTTAAAATGAAGAATCCTTGGGTGTTAAACTTATTGGATCCAGAGATTGAGGATTATTATGCTAAAACTCCAAAAAGAATTGAACAAGAGTATATTTCACTTAAAAAGAAACCAGACTGGATAGTTATTGATGAAATTCAAAAAGTCCCAAGGCTATTGGATATGGTTCATCTGATGATAGAAAGTAAAAATGTTAAATTTATTTTAACAGGGTCGAGTGCAAGAAAACTAAAGCGGGGTAGTTCTAATTTACTTGCAGGACGTGCCTTTGTGCATGAAATGTATCCGCTTTCTCCACTCGAGTTGGCTGATGAGTTTAATTTGATTAAATTTTTACATTGGGGTGGTTTGCCTAAAATATATTCATTATATAATGATTTTGATAAAAGAAAATATTTACAAAGTTACGTCTTAACTTATTTGAATGAAGAAATTAGGTTGGAGCAAATTATAAGAAAACTAGATCCGTTTAGATCTTTTTTAGAAGTTGCTGCCCAATGTTCTGGAAAGATTATTAACCATAAAAAAATAAGCCAGGAAATTGGCGTGGATATAAAAACGGTTCAGTCCTATTTTCATGTACTCGAAGATACATTGATAGGTTTTTATTTGCCTTCATTTCATGAGTCCGTAAGAAAAAGTCAAAAACAGAACCCTAAATTTTATTTTTTTGATACAGGTGTAAAGAAATGCCTTGAAGGTTCCTTAGAGCAAATTCCAGTGTTAGGAACATCTGTATTTGGAGAGTTATTTGAAACAATGTTGATTTTAGAAATTAGAAAATTAAATAGTTATTATGAGCAAAGTTATAAGCTATCTTTTTTTAAGACAAAATACGATGTGGAGATAGACCTTATACTTACTAAAAACAGACAAAATATTTTAATTGAAATTAAATCATCTGATAGTATAAACGATAATGAAATAAATAAAATAGGGAAGATAACTGAAGATTTTCCCAATGTGAAAAAAATATTTATGTTAAGCCGTCATCCAAAAAAATTAAGTATTGGTAACGTACAATGTATTCCATGGTTAGAATTTTTGAGAAATTTTAAAAAGTACACGTCTTTTTCCAAAAATCTTTAA
- a CDS encoding SDR family NAD(P)-dependent oxidoreductase: protein MVKTALVTGGSEGIGKAFAVRLAREGFLVTVVARNETKLKELTSQLGASHSYQVADLSSLEGQSKIQKIIEDGKFNLLINNAGVGTVGGFTEISFEKQMQMFHLNCEAVVRLSYAFLKNATSGDSLINVSSALAFMPTPSMALYCATKAFVSSLSDSLWYEQQKRGVYVMGLCPGITDTNFQVAAGGKKEDLPKGLSQSPEHVVDVALKALDERQKPTVLTGIKNVVFASLSRVLSRKGVVKMTGGMMPASSQPNH from the coding sequence ATGGTAAAAACAGCATTGGTGACAGGTGGTAGTGAAGGAATTGGAAAAGCATTTGCGGTGCGATTAGCACGAGAGGGATTTCTTGTCACTGTCGTTGCAAGAAATGAAACAAAGCTGAAAGAACTGACTTCGCAATTAGGAGCCTCTCACAGTTATCAAGTCGCTGATTTATCTAGTCTTGAAGGGCAAAGTAAAATTCAAAAAATCATTGAAGATGGAAAATTTAATTTATTGATTAACAATGCTGGTGTTGGAACCGTGGGTGGATTCACCGAGATCTCTTTTGAGAAGCAAATGCAAATGTTTCACTTAAATTGTGAGGCAGTGGTTCGCCTTTCCTACGCTTTTCTAAAAAATGCAACGAGTGGTGATTCTTTAATAAATGTTTCATCAGCTCTGGCTTTTATGCCAACGCCATCGATGGCCCTCTACTGTGCAACGAAAGCATTTGTGTCCTCGTTGTCAGATTCGCTTTGGTATGAGCAACAGAAACGTGGAGTTTACGTTATGGGACTGTGTCCTGGAATAACCGATACAAATTTTCAAGTTGCCGCAGGTGGAAAAAAAGAAGATTTACCCAAAGGCTTATCGCAAAGCCCTGAACATGTCGTTGATGTGGCACTTAAGGCTCTGGACGAACGACAAAAACCAACGGTACTTACAGGGATTAAGAATGTAGTTTTTGCTAGTTTGTCGAGGGTCTTATCCCGAAAAGGTGTTGTCAAGATGACAGGTGGAATGATGCCAGCCAGTTCCCAACCTAATCATTAA